One Malus domestica chromosome 11, GDT2T_hap1 genomic region harbors:
- the LOC103449236 gene encoding heavy metal-associated isoprenylated plant protein 42-like: MEQHGATSPICTIKMKYLRCCAKCPLKVKEKLQKLDGVEDINVDPEQGLLRVQGKIDPMVLTRAVQTMDKKAELWSFQKEPFPSNIGKSSKYNFQIGKECSCEGGCDDHESSSDDESPSSSKVVPKKQYGILSWIKKDKTKKNGNNKATSSTAMPMPRPRPGLRPPMVPPMGIPANRNFYGPPRHSYWPLNPYYQPVAYHRPPPPPYSYYGQMQQPPYSYFRSRSPPKVNPVVHYTSYADNYRYP, from the exons ATGGAACAACATGGAGCAACCTCTCCG ATTTGTACTATAAAAATGAAATATCTCCGATGTTGTGCTAAGTGTCCACTAAAAGTGAAAGAAAAGTTGCAGAAACTAGACG GAGTGGAAGATATAAACGTAGATCCAGAACAAGGGTTGCTAAGAGTTCAAGGTAAAATAGACCCTATGGTTCTCACAAGGGCAGTCCAAACTATGGACAAAAAGGCAGAACTTTGGTCCTTTCAGAAAGAACCCTTCCCAAGTAATATTGGTAAATCTTCTAAGTACAACTTCCAAATTGGCAAAGAGTGTTCATGCGAGGGCGGTTGTGATGATCATGAAAGCAGCTCCGATGATGAAAGCCCTAGTAGCAGTAAAGTTGTACCCAAGAAGCAATATGGTATTCTCAGTTGGATCAAAAAGGACAAGACGAAGAAGAATGGTAATAATAAGGCAACTTCTAGCACGGCCATGCCTATGCCTCGGCCGAGACCTGGACTTCGGCCGCCTATGGTTCCACCCATGGGCATTCCAGCAAATAGGAACTTTTATGGCCCTCCAAGGCACAGTTATTGGCCACTAAACCCATACTATCAACCTGTGGCGTACCATAGGCCACCACCGCCACCATATAGTTACTATGGACAAATGCAGCAGCCGCCCTATTCATATTTCCGGTCAAGGTCCCCACCGAAAGTTAACCCTGTCGTCCACTACACCAGTTATGCGGACAACTATCGTTATCCATGA